A region from the Ictalurus punctatus breed USDA103 chromosome 25, Coco_2.0, whole genome shotgun sequence genome encodes:
- the bloc1s2 gene encoding biogenesis of lysosome-related organelles complex 1 subunit 2, whose product MAAMGQEAAAMDSISRAPPSVLQLRSDTDSGAEPGHEEASENVAPAPRRPTNNNDGGVETAEEATEPAEPDINELCKDMFEKMAVFLQGELTATCEDYKLLENMNKLTSLKYMEMKDISINISRNLQDLNQKYASLQPYLDQINQIEEQVTALEQAAYKLDTYSKKLEAKFKKLEKR is encoded by the exons ATGGCCGCGATGGGACAGGAGGCAGCTGCTATGGACAGCATTTCTCGAGCGCCTCCGTCAGTGCTTCAGCTGAGGAGCGATACCGATAGCGGAGCAGAACCCGGACACGAAGAGGCGAGTGAAAATGTAGCGCCTGCGCCGAGAAGACCCACCAACAACA ATGATGGTGGAGTGGAAACGGCAGAAGAAGCTACAGAGCCGGCTGAGCCTGACATCAACGAACTCTGCAAAGATATGTTCGAAAAgatggctgtttttctgcaagGAGAACTCACAG ccacTTGTGAGGACTATAAACTTCTGGAGAATATGAACAAGCTCACCAGCCTGAAGTACATGGAGATGAAGGACATTTCGATCAACATCAGCCGTAACTTGCAAGACCTCAATCAGAAGT aTGCGAGCTTGCAGCCATACCTAGACCAGATAAACCAGATTGAGGAACAGGTCACCGCTCTGGAGCAGGCTGCGTATAAACTGGACACGTACTCCAAAAAACTGG AGGCCAAGTTTAAGAAACTGGAGAAGCGCTGA